In Candidatus Desulforudis audaxviator MP104C, a genomic segment contains:
- the dsrB gene encoding dissimilatory-type sulfite reductase subunit beta gives MALSKERLGRFNPDNHMEGRVTDIGPRHYWQFFPPVIQNNYGKWAYHEILEPGVLVHVSETGDKAFTVRCGGMRFMTVEFLRELCDIADRFADGYVRFTTRNNIEFIVDSLEKVEALKAELAKHTFAIGGSLKFPVGGTGAGVTNIVHTQGFIHCHTAAVDASSMVKALMDGLFEHFTSMDLPAQVRVSMACCLNMCGAVHCSDIALLGYHRKPPAIDHEVLHKICEIPLAIASCPTAAISPGKTEDGLKTVKIKVERCMFCGNCYTMCPALPLADGQGDCVVMMAGGKVSNRISPPTFSKVIIPYLPNNHPRFPEVVEATKQVLNAYAADARKYERIGDWAARIGWEKFFEKCNLPFTEHLIDDYRLAYDTYRTSTQFKYTDAAWAVTRAAEGEE, from the coding sequence ATGGCGTTATCTAAAGAAAGACTCGGCAGGTTCAACCCGGACAACCATATGGAAGGCCGGGTGACGGACATCGGCCCGCGTCACTACTGGCAGTTCTTCCCGCCCGTAATCCAGAACAACTACGGCAAGTGGGCCTACCACGAAATCCTTGAGCCGGGCGTGCTGGTACACGTGTCCGAGACCGGTGACAAGGCTTTCACCGTTCGGTGCGGCGGCATGCGGTTCATGACCGTGGAATTCCTGCGGGAGCTGTGCGACATCGCCGACCGGTTCGCCGACGGCTATGTGCGTTTTACCACCCGCAACAACATCGAGTTCATCGTGGACAGCCTCGAAAAGGTCGAGGCCCTGAAGGCGGAACTCGCCAAGCATACCTTCGCCATCGGCGGCAGCCTCAAGTTCCCGGTCGGCGGGACAGGCGCGGGCGTGACCAACATCGTCCACACCCAGGGTTTCATCCACTGCCACACGGCGGCCGTGGACGCTTCCTCTATGGTGAAGGCGCTCATGGACGGACTGTTCGAACACTTCACCTCGATGGACCTCCCGGCCCAGGTCCGGGTATCCATGGCCTGCTGTCTGAACATGTGCGGCGCCGTGCACTGCTCGGACATCGCGCTTCTGGGTTACCACCGCAAGCCCCCGGCTATCGACCACGAAGTATTGCACAAGATCTGCGAGATTCCGCTGGCCATCGCCTCCTGCCCGACGGCGGCCATTTCCCCCGGCAAGACCGAGGATGGCCTGAAAACGGTCAAGATCAAGGTGGAACGGTGCATGTTCTGCGGCAACTGCTACACCATGTGTCCGGCGCTGCCGCTGGCGGACGGCCAGGGCGACTGCGTGGTCATGATGGCGGGCGGCAAGGTGTCCAACCGCATCAGCCCGCCCACGTTCTCCAAGGTCATCATTCCGTACCTGCCGAACAACCACCCCCGGTTCCCGGAAGTGGTGGAAGCGACGAAGCAGGTGCTGAACGCCTACGCCGCCGACGCCCGCAAGTACGAGCGCATCGGCGACTGGGCCGCTCGGATCGGCTGGGAGAAATTCTTCGAGAAGTGCAACCTGCCCTTCACCGAGCACCTGATCGACGACTACCGGCTGGCGTACGACACCTACCGCACCAGCACGCAGTTCAAGTACACCGACGCGGCTTGGGCGGTTACCAGGGCGGCTGAGGGAGAAGAATAG
- the dsrA gene encoding dissimilatory-type sulfite reductase subunit alpha → MAFEPKRPQKTYTYDDVRLYTDAELKNYTEDEEKNFKIKHDIPLLEQLESGPWPSFVADAKRYALRRRKLGEEGKLLINPDVVEDLLGQVELSFVHGETHWKHGGIVGVIGYGGGVIGRYSDVAEKYPGVAHFHTVRVAQVPSKFYNTAFLRGLADLWEYRGSGLMNLHGSTGDIIFLGTFTEQLEPLFQELTQVLDVDLGGSGSNLRTPECCVGKARCQYALYDTQEMCYEMTMHYQDELHRPAFPYKFKFKFDGCPNGCVASIARADMSFIGTWCDDIRIDQDAVQGYINGEFPPGGGSHSGRDWGKFDIYAEVINRCPTGCMSLEDGKLVIDNPNCTRCMHCINTMPRALKPGKETGVSILIGGKAPILEGAQLSTLIVPFMKAEPPYDNVKGVIDKVFEWWMEEGKNRERIGETIQRIGLQRFCDIIGVPPAPQMVKEPRTNPYIFWKEEDVPGGFERDINDYRSRHAR, encoded by the coding sequence ATGGCTTTTGAGCCGAAACGGCCACAGAAAACGTACACCTATGATGACGTGCGCCTGTACACCGACGCAGAACTGAAGAACTATACGGAGGACGAAGAGAAGAACTTTAAGATAAAGCACGACATCCCCTTGCTCGAGCAGCTGGAAAGCGGCCCGTGGCCCAGCTTCGTGGCCGACGCCAAGCGCTATGCGCTCCGCCGGCGCAAGCTTGGAGAAGAAGGCAAGCTTCTCATCAACCCGGACGTGGTCGAGGACCTGCTCGGCCAGGTGGAACTGTCCTTCGTGCACGGTGAGACGCACTGGAAGCACGGCGGCATCGTCGGCGTGATCGGATACGGCGGCGGCGTCATCGGCCGCTATTCCGACGTGGCGGAAAAATATCCAGGCGTGGCGCACTTCCACACCGTCCGCGTCGCCCAGGTGCCCAGCAAGTTCTACAACACCGCTTTCCTGCGCGGCCTCGCCGACCTCTGGGAGTACCGCGGAAGCGGCCTCATGAACTTGCACGGTTCCACCGGCGACATCATCTTCCTCGGCACCTTCACCGAGCAGCTGGAGCCCCTCTTCCAGGAACTGACCCAGGTGCTGGACGTGGACCTCGGCGGTTCGGGCTCCAACCTGCGCACGCCGGAATGCTGTGTGGGTAAGGCCCGTTGCCAGTACGCCCTGTACGACACCCAGGAAATGTGCTACGAAATGACCATGCACTACCAGGACGAGCTGCACCGGCCGGCCTTCCCGTACAAGTTCAAGTTCAAGTTCGACGGTTGCCCGAACGGCTGCGTGGCGTCCATCGCCCGCGCGGACATGTCTTTCATCGGCACCTGGTGCGACGACATCCGGATCGACCAGGACGCGGTCCAGGGCTACATCAACGGCGAGTTCCCGCCCGGCGGCGGCAGCCACTCCGGCCGGGACTGGGGCAAGTTCGACATCTACGCGGAGGTCATCAATCGTTGCCCGACCGGCTGCATGTCCCTGGAGGACGGCAAGCTGGTGATCGACAACCCGAACTGCACCCGTTGCATGCACTGCATCAACACCATGCCGCGGGCGCTCAAACCCGGTAAGGAGACCGGCGTCAGCATCCTGATCGGCGGTAAAGCGCCCATTTTGGAAGGGGCCCAGCTTTCTACGCTGATCGTGCCTTTTATGAAGGCCGAACCGCCCTACGACAACGTCAAGGGAGTCATCGACAAAGTCTTCGAGTGGTGGATGGAAGAGGGCAAGAACCGTGAGCGCATAGGCGAGACCATTCAACGCATAGGCCTGCAGCGGTTCTGCGACATCATCGGCGTGCCGCCCGCACCGCAGATGGTGAAGGAGCCGCGGACCAACCCGTACATCTTCTGGAAGGAAGAAGACGTGCCGGGCGGCTTCGAGCGCGATATCAACGACTACCGGTCCAGACACGCAAGATAG
- a CDS encoding peptidase MA family metallohydrolase, translated as MSRKARLVARLTLVSVLVSSLVLMKIPTVPNLYINSLIREINKRVLVWYSYSRGMDALSGERFIVFYHAGRQREAEMVLTAAEGFYPALAENFGLEIQGPVPVLLYDDRESLNKSFGWPADADTLGVYWAGSIRVLSPDAWINSADERDYYRVFAELGPMSHEIAHLFVDYLSMGNCPRWFNEGVAQYQEHRLTGFHFGEACSFPLEKAFSLEELAGFDTLEEQNRAYHQSFSIVSFLVETYGWPAVVSVLREFGRGADLEDGLKRVFGIDPNTLDGEWKRWVRYR; from the coding sequence ATGTCCCGGAAAGCCCGCCTCGTAGCCCGATTGACGCTCGTATCCGTGCTGGTCAGTTCGCTGGTACTGATGAAAATACCCACCGTTCCCAATTTGTATATCAATTCCCTGATCCGGGAAATCAATAAACGGGTTCTGGTCTGGTACAGTTATTCCCGGGGAATGGACGCGCTGTCCGGGGAGCGGTTTATCGTTTTTTACCACGCCGGCCGCCAGCGTGAAGCGGAAATGGTTTTAACGGCTGCCGAAGGTTTTTACCCGGCCCTTGCCGAAAACTTTGGACTGGAGATCCAGGGTCCGGTCCCGGTACTCCTTTACGACGACCGGGAAAGCTTGAACAAAAGCTTCGGCTGGCCGGCCGACGCCGACACCTTGGGTGTGTACTGGGCGGGCAGCATCCGGGTGCTGTCTCCGGACGCCTGGATCAATTCCGCGGACGAACGGGACTACTACCGGGTGTTTGCCGAACTCGGGCCCATGTCGCACGAAATTGCGCATCTTTTTGTCGACTATCTTTCCATGGGCAACTGTCCCCGCTGGTTCAACGAGGGGGTGGCCCAGTATCAGGAACACCGGCTCACCGGGTTCCATTTCGGGGAGGCATGTTCCTTCCCGCTGGAGAAAGCATTTTCGCTGGAGGAATTGGCCGGTTTCGATACGCTGGAGGAACAGAACCGGGCTTACCACCAGTCCTTCAGTATCGTTTCCTTCCTGGTGGAAACCTACGGGTGGCCTGCCGTCGTCTCCGTCTTGAGGGAATTCGGGCGGGGTGCGGACCTGGAGGATGGCCTGAAAAGGGTATTCGGCATTGATCCCAATACTTTGGACGGAGAGTGGAAGCGTTGGGTAAGGTACCGGTAG
- a CDS encoding tetratricopeptide repeat protein yields the protein MRRPWKTWQKAGFWAITILIACGLLGSSVLGLWGLGSLDQPEVPGPTPALDDFARSVRQLEKQVQDNPGDVQSRIHLAAIYRNMMDYERSIQLFEEVLALEADNQRVRLDLAEMYLQLGEHEQAIGQLEALLEINPGHHRALYLYGIALGFGREDYPEAIRALERFLALVGSGSEADHARTLIQEWKTGQR from the coding sequence GTGCGCAGGCCGTGGAAGACGTGGCAGAAGGCAGGTTTCTGGGCGATCACCATACTGATCGCCTGCGGTCTCTTAGGTTCATCAGTCTTAGGACTCTGGGGCTTGGGGAGTCTGGACCAGCCCGAAGTTCCCGGCCCGACACCCGCCCTGGATGACTTCGCTCGGAGCGTCCGGCAACTCGAGAAGCAGGTTCAGGACAACCCCGGGGACGTCCAAAGCCGGATACACCTGGCCGCGATTTACCGGAACATGATGGATTACGAACGCTCCATCCAGTTGTTTGAAGAGGTGTTGGCCCTGGAGGCGGACAACCAGCGGGTGCGCCTCGACTTGGCGGAGATGTACCTGCAGTTGGGCGAACACGAACAGGCGATCGGGCAACTGGAGGCCCTGCTGGAAATAAACCCTGGGCACCACCGGGCTCTGTACCTGTACGGAATCGCGCTCGGGTTCGGGCGGGAGGATTACCCGGAAGCGATACGCGCGCTGGAGCGCTTTCTGGCCCTGGTTGGTTCGGGTTCCGAGGCCGACCACGCTCGGACTTTGATCCAGGAGTGGAAAACCGGTCAGCGGTAA
- a CDS encoding LysM peptidoglycan-binding domain-containing M23 family metallopeptidase → MPLKFLCRRTPRVRRPNPLGIAVFLLSLLVLAGNSPALNKGTWAVSVDGEPVARVSDFQSLERALVNLSSQYGEIEGRPVAWARVNAVRVPGGGVTIGAQELEDRLAEALGFARDAVAVCIDGEKRFVFADRAAAKEFLNRVLDSYTVEDGAERRFLEDVQLVGTRVRCDEVTSVEEAVLLARQDIENVQKYRIREGDTLWDVAAKHNLSVTDLLKSNPAVKENTILRIGDELIIARHKPLLTVVTTARVVETREIPYKTTVKRDPNLPAGQRRVLEAGAAGLEEVTFRVVRQNGRLVAQERLEAREIKPAVNRVEVAGSKITLASRGGGGQLVWPAGGGVISGFGSRGRGFHSGIDIGAGYGSPVVAAGAGVVVRAGWHGGYGIAVDISHGNGVVTRYAHMSSVAVSAGQEVDRGQYIGAVGSTGRSTGPHLHFEVLLNGEPHNPLNYL, encoded by the coding sequence TTGCCCCTGAAATTCTTGTGTCGCAGAACTCCGCGGGTCCGGCGGCCCAATCCGCTGGGTATCGCCGTTTTTCTATTGAGTTTGTTGGTGCTGGCGGGCAATAGCCCGGCATTGAATAAAGGAACCTGGGCGGTGTCGGTTGACGGTGAGCCGGTGGCCCGGGTTTCTGATTTTCAGAGCCTGGAACGGGCTTTGGTCAACTTGTCGTCCCAGTACGGGGAAATCGAAGGGCGGCCTGTGGCTTGGGCCCGGGTCAACGCCGTACGCGTACCCGGCGGCGGGGTCACTATCGGCGCCCAGGAACTCGAGGACCGGCTGGCCGAAGCACTTGGATTTGCCCGGGATGCGGTCGCCGTTTGTATTGACGGTGAGAAGCGGTTTGTTTTTGCGGACCGGGCCGCGGCCAAGGAGTTCCTGAACCGGGTGTTGGATTCCTACACGGTCGAGGATGGGGCGGAAAGACGGTTCCTGGAGGACGTTCAGTTGGTGGGGACAAGAGTGCGCTGTGATGAGGTTACGAGCGTGGAAGAGGCCGTTCTCCTGGCCCGGCAAGACATTGAGAATGTCCAGAAATACCGGATTCGTGAAGGTGACACGCTCTGGGATGTGGCCGCGAAACACAACCTGTCGGTAACGGATCTTCTAAAGTCCAATCCGGCGGTCAAGGAGAATACCATCCTGCGAATCGGGGACGAATTGATCATTGCCCGTCACAAACCCCTCCTGACGGTGGTGACCACCGCCCGGGTGGTGGAAACCCGCGAAATCCCCTACAAAACCACGGTCAAGCGCGATCCCAACCTGCCCGCTGGCCAGAGGAGAGTGCTGGAGGCGGGGGCGGCGGGTCTGGAGGAAGTCACCTTCCGGGTGGTGCGCCAGAACGGCCGTCTGGTCGCGCAAGAGCGCCTGGAAGCCCGGGAGATCAAGCCGGCGGTCAACCGGGTGGAGGTGGCCGGTTCGAAGATTACACTCGCGTCCCGCGGCGGGGGCGGCCAGTTGGTCTGGCCCGCGGGTGGCGGGGTGATTTCCGGGTTCGGTTCGCGGGGCAGGGGCTTTCACAGCGGCATCGACATCGGGGCGGGCTACGGCTCGCCGGTGGTGGCGGCCGGGGCCGGAGTCGTGGTCCGGGCCGGATGGCACGGCGGTTACGGGATCGCGGTGGACATCAGTCACGGAAACGGGGTGGTCACCAGGTACGCGCACATGTCTTCGGTCGCGGTGTCGGCCGGGCAGGAGGTCGATCGCGGGCAGTACATCGGCGCTGTCGGCAGCACCGGCAGATCGACCGGTCCGCACCTCCACTTTGAGGTGCTCCTCAACGGCGAGCCCCATAACCCGTTGAATTACTTGTAG
- the scfB gene encoding thioether cross-link-forming SCIFF peptide maturase encodes MIHCFTVHGARLVLDAHSQSLHEVDGLAWEILTGEFSGRPETVRVLQERYPAAEIEGALGEIEILRRQGLLFAPDPHPDYQPPPPEVKALCLYVSHHCNLACRYCFARAGRPDTVRKLMPSGVARRAVDLLISESGARRHVEIDFFGGEPLLNFPVVRDTIRYARERGEAAGKRVGFTVTTNGLLLTPEVRRFLLKNKVNVVLSLDGRPEAHDRWRRTPGGGGSHREVLPKIREYVREWEACRGSRGYYYVRGTFTRHNLDFAEDFRYLVEQGFHNVSLEPVVAPQDEEYALRERDLPRVRAEYERLATVYLEAFQADARVRFFHFEIDLDAGPCLPKRLSGCGAGHAYLAVDADGGLFPCHQFVGQSRFWLGDVFSGVARTDLVDAFRQTHVYTKKECSDCWAKFFCSGGCHAHAFLENGSIRHPSWLGCATMRHRLECALYVQARISEITGSKS; translated from the coding sequence ATGATTCATTGTTTTACGGTCCACGGCGCCCGGCTGGTCCTGGACGCGCACAGCCAGAGCCTGCACGAGGTTGACGGTCTGGCCTGGGAGATTCTCACCGGTGAGTTCAGCGGTCGACCGGAAACAGTGCGGGTGCTTCAGGAGCGGTACCCGGCGGCCGAAATTGAAGGCGCCCTCGGGGAAATCGAGATACTCCGGCGCCAGGGGTTGCTTTTTGCGCCCGACCCCCATCCGGATTATCAGCCCCCGCCCCCGGAAGTCAAGGCGTTGTGTCTCTATGTGTCCCATCACTGCAATTTGGCATGCCGCTACTGTTTCGCCCGGGCCGGGCGTCCGGATACGGTCAGGAAACTGATGCCGTCCGGGGTGGCCCGTCGGGCGGTTGACCTTCTGATCAGCGAATCCGGTGCCCGCCGCCACGTGGAAATTGACTTCTTCGGCGGAGAACCGCTTTTGAATTTTCCGGTGGTCCGAGATACGATCCGCTACGCCCGGGAGCGGGGGGAAGCCGCCGGCAAGCGGGTTGGTTTCACCGTGACCACGAACGGGCTTTTGCTCACGCCCGAGGTACGGCGCTTCTTGTTAAAAAACAAAGTGAATGTGGTACTGAGCCTGGACGGCCGTCCCGAGGCCCATGACCGGTGGCGCCGCACGCCGGGGGGCGGGGGGTCGCACCGGGAAGTCCTGCCCAAGATCCGGGAGTACGTTCGGGAGTGGGAGGCCTGCCGGGGTTCCCGGGGTTACTATTATGTCCGGGGGACCTTCACCCGCCACAATCTGGACTTTGCCGAAGATTTTCGGTACCTGGTTGAACAGGGATTCCATAACGTCTCCCTCGAACCGGTCGTCGCCCCGCAGGATGAGGAATACGCCCTTAGGGAACGGGACCTGCCCCGGGTCCGGGCTGAATACGAGCGGTTGGCGACTGTATATCTGGAGGCCTTCCAGGCCGACGCCAGGGTCCGGTTTTTTCATTTTGAAATCGACCTCGATGCGGGGCCATGTTTGCCCAAGCGCCTGTCCGGCTGCGGTGCCGGGCACGCCTACCTCGCGGTCGACGCGGACGGGGGGTTGTTTCCCTGTCATCAGTTCGTCGGTCAAAGCCGTTTCTGGCTCGGTGACGTTTTTTCCGGAGTGGCGCGGACGGACCTGGTGGATGCTTTCCGGCAGACCCACGTCTACACTAAGAAGGAGTGTTCCGACTGTTGGGCCAAATTCTTCTGCAGCGGGGGCTGCCATGCGCACGCTTTTCTGGAAAACGGCTCGATCCGCCACCCGAGCTGGTTGGGCTGCGCGACAATGCGTCACCGGCTGGAGTGTGCTCTGTATGTGCAGGCCAGAATAAGTGAGATTACGGGGTCTAAATCCTGA
- the scfA gene encoding six-cysteine ranthipeptide SCIFF — MGKHIRTVNKRALGQRKTVACGECQTSCQSACKTSCTVGNQFCLKEKKK; from the coding sequence TTGGGCAAACACATCCGGACGGTCAACAAGCGCGCCCTCGGGCAGCGGAAAACGGTGGCTTGCGGGGAGTGCCAGACGTCGTGTCAGTCGGCCTGCAAGACTTCCTGCACCGTGGGCAATCAGTTCTGCCTGAAGGAGAAGAAAAAATAG
- a CDS encoding CBS and ACT domain-containing protein, translating into MFVQDCMTSNPITITLDTPIFQALDIMTRRKVRHLPVFQGSRLVGLVTERGLLQVSPSPATTLSMHELNYVLAKVTVKEALVKDPVWVPPQMPIEEAAQVMRQKKIGSLLVMEDGKLVGIVSQTDIVEALVRLFGLHRAGTRLVIDTEDRVGVLADITQFFKERGINIISVVTMRRDEKRFHLVFRVSIADAGALVAEIEGLGFKVVSVS; encoded by the coding sequence ATGTTTGTACAGGATTGTATGACCAGCAATCCCATCACCATTACCCTGGACACCCCCATTTTCCAAGCTCTGGACATTATGACCAGGCGTAAGGTGCGCCACCTGCCGGTATTCCAGGGTTCCCGCCTCGTGGGTCTGGTGACCGAGCGCGGCCTTCTGCAGGTGTCACCGTCCCCGGCCACCACGCTGAGCATGCACGAGTTGAACTACGTGCTGGCCAAGGTCACGGTGAAGGAGGCACTAGTAAAGGACCCGGTCTGGGTCCCGCCGCAGATGCCGATTGAAGAGGCGGCCCAAGTGATGCGCCAGAAAAAGATTGGCAGCCTGCTGGTTATGGAAGACGGTAAACTGGTCGGGATCGTCAGCCAAACTGACATTGTCGAGGCACTGGTCCGGCTGTTCGGTCTGCACCGGGCGGGCACCAGGCTGGTCATCGACACCGAGGACCGGGTCGGGGTGCTGGCCGACATCACCCAGTTTTTCAAGGAACGGGGCATCAACATCATCAGCGTGGTCACCATGCGGCGGGATGAGAAGCGGTTTCACCTGGTGTTTCGGGTGAGTATAGCCGATGCCGGGGCACTGGTGGCCGAAATCGAGGGCTTGGGGTTCAAAGTGGTTTCCGTAAGCTAG
- a CDS encoding adenylosuccinate synthase: MSTVVLVGAQWGDEGKGKLTDYLAREADLVVRYQGGNNAGHTVVVEGQEFKLHLIPSGILHPDKVCVIGNGVVIDPGVLHRELEMLRAAGRPLAALYISERAHVIMPYHRQCDELEEDCPESLRRIGTTRRGIGPAYADKYAREGLRVVDLLEAGAEERLKLIIRRKGEILGRIHRAPAPDPERVAQEYLDHAEMLRPFVRDTSLLVHEAVRAGRNVLFEGAQGTLLDIDHGTYPYVTSSNPTAGGAAVGTGIGPRVIDTVIGVTKAYTTRVGDGPFPTELKDETGEHLRAAGREYGTTTGRPRRCGWLDTVITRYAARVNSLDYLAVTKLDVLTGLPVLRICRAYRYQGREIHDFPSRLSVLAGCEPVYEELPGWTEDLTGVRSFEELPAAARAYLDRLAELSGVPLGVVSVGPGREQTLPLADFFHRR; this comes from the coding sequence TTGTCGACCGTAGTTCTGGTTGGCGCCCAGTGGGGAGACGAAGGGAAGGGGAAACTCACCGACTATCTGGCCCGGGAGGCGGATTTGGTCGTCCGCTACCAGGGCGGGAACAATGCCGGCCACACCGTGGTCGTCGAAGGCCAGGAGTTTAAGCTCCACCTGATCCCTTCAGGCATTCTTCATCCGGATAAAGTATGTGTGATCGGCAACGGGGTGGTGATCGACCCGGGAGTGCTGCACCGGGAGCTTGAAATGCTCCGGGCGGCCGGCCGGCCCCTCGCCGCGCTTTACATCAGCGAGCGCGCGCACGTGATTATGCCCTATCACCGTCAATGTGACGAATTGGAAGAGGACTGCCCGGAAAGCCTGCGCCGTATCGGGACCACGCGCCGGGGTATCGGTCCGGCCTACGCGGACAAATACGCCCGGGAGGGCCTCCGAGTGGTCGATCTGCTCGAAGCCGGGGCTGAGGAGAGGCTAAAACTCATTATCCGGCGCAAGGGTGAAATCCTGGGAAGGATCCACCGGGCTCCGGCCCCTGACCCGGAGCGGGTGGCACAAGAGTACCTCGACCACGCCGAAATGTTGCGTCCTTTTGTACGTGACACGTCATTGCTGGTGCACGAAGCGGTGCGGGCCGGCCGGAACGTTCTGTTCGAGGGGGCGCAGGGCACCTTGCTGGATATCGACCACGGCACGTACCCGTACGTCACCTCCTCGAACCCTACGGCCGGGGGCGCGGCGGTCGGAACGGGCATTGGTCCCCGGGTGATCGACACGGTGATCGGAGTGACCAAGGCCTACACCACCAGGGTGGGTGACGGGCCGTTTCCCACCGAACTCAAGGACGAAACCGGCGAACATCTGCGCGCCGCGGGCCGGGAGTATGGGACCACCACCGGCAGGCCCCGGCGGTGCGGCTGGCTGGACACCGTAATCACCCGGTATGCGGCCCGGGTCAACAGCCTCGACTACCTGGCGGTCACCAAACTGGACGTGCTGACCGGGTTGCCTGTGCTCCGCATCTGCCGTGCCTACCGTTACCAGGGGCGTGAGATTCACGATTTCCCGTCGCGGCTGTCGGTGCTGGCCGGCTGCGAGCCGGTCTACGAGGAACTTCCGGGCTGGACGGAAGATCTTACCGGGGTGCGGTCCTTTGAAGAACTGCCGGCAGCGGCGCGGGCTTATCTGGACCGGCTGGCGGAACTGAGCGGGGTGCCGCTCGGCGTGGTCAGCGTGGGCCCCGGACGCGAGCAGACCTTGCCGCTGGCGGACTTTTTCCACCGTCGTTGA
- a CDS encoding NAD(P)/FAD-dependent oxidoreductase has product MYDVVIVGAGPAGIFAALELVSAKPKPSIVMLEKGRDIKKRVCPSRQAQVPCRHCTPCATLCGWGGAGAFSDGKLTLSPEVGGMLEDYVGREALEDLIAYVDRVYLRYGAPEEVYGPAHREQFEDLQKKATLAELRLVPLPIRHLGTGRCGEVLQEMYEYLQQHVEIRTGTAVHRILTENGRVAGVECADGEVLRGRHVIVAPGREGAEWLSREAQRLAVPTTNNAVDIGVRVELPAVVMEPLTRLFYELKCTYISRTFEDRVRTFCMNPYGEVVMENNDGLITVNGHTHAYKKTENTNFAVLVSKNFTQPFKEPIAYGRYIARLANLLGDGILVQRLGDLNAGRRSTPEKIARGVVTPTLAEATPGDLSLVFPYRHLLGIVEMLKALDLIAPGVYSRYTLLYGVEVKFYSSRLALNRNLETPVANLFAAGDGVGVTRGLVQASASGVVAAREILRRI; this is encoded by the coding sequence ATGTACGATGTAGTCATCGTGGGCGCGGGGCCGGCGGGTATATTCGCGGCCCTTGAGCTTGTATCGGCAAAACCGAAGCCTTCCATAGTGATGCTGGAAAAAGGACGGGACATCAAGAAGCGGGTCTGCCCGTCCCGCCAGGCGCAGGTGCCCTGCCGCCACTGCACTCCCTGCGCCACACTCTGCGGGTGGGGCGGCGCGGGGGCTTTCAGTGATGGGAAGCTGACCCTCTCGCCCGAGGTCGGCGGGATGCTGGAGGATTACGTGGGGCGGGAGGCGCTGGAGGACCTGATCGCCTACGTGGACCGCGTCTACCTTCGTTATGGCGCCCCGGAAGAGGTATACGGCCCCGCACACCGGGAACAATTCGAGGACCTGCAGAAAAAAGCGACCCTGGCCGAGCTGCGGTTGGTGCCGCTGCCCATCAGGCATTTGGGCACCGGGCGGTGTGGAGAAGTCCTGCAGGAGATGTACGAATACCTGCAGCAGCACGTTGAAATTCGTACGGGTACGGCCGTCCACCGGATTCTGACCGAGAACGGCCGGGTGGCCGGGGTGGAGTGCGCCGACGGCGAAGTGCTTAGGGGTCGTCATGTCATCGTGGCCCCCGGACGGGAGGGCGCCGAGTGGCTGAGCCGCGAGGCCCAGCGCCTGGCTGTGCCCACCACCAACAACGCCGTGGACATCGGGGTCCGGGTCGAATTGCCGGCCGTGGTCATGGAGCCCCTGACCCGGCTTTTCTACGAACTGAAATGCACTTACATCTCCCGCACCTTTGAAGACCGCGTGCGGACCTTCTGCATGAACCCCTACGGCGAGGTGGTCATGGAGAACAACGATGGTCTGATCACCGTGAACGGCCACACCCACGCGTATAAGAAAACGGAAAACACCAATTTCGCCGTCTTGGTCAGCAAAAACTTCACCCAGCCCTTCAAGGAGCCTATCGCCTACGGGCGGTATATCGCCCGGCTGGCGAACCTCCTGGGAGACGGGATACTGGTGCAGCGGCTCGGGGATTTGAACGCCGGGCGCCGGAGCACGCCGGAGAAGATCGCCCGGGGAGTGGTTACGCCCACGCTGGCCGAAGCCACGCCTGGAGACTTGAGCCTGGTTTTCCCGTACCGGCACCTCCTGGGGATCGTGGAGATGCTCAAGGCGCTGGATTTGATCGCCCCCGGCGTCTATTCGCGTTACACCCTGCTGTACGGGGTGGAAGTGAAGTTCTATTCCTCCCGCCTGGCGCTGAACAGGAACTTGGAAACACCCGTCGCCAACCTGTTCGCGGCCGGAGACGGGGTGGGGGTGACCCGGGGTCTGGTGCAGGCCTCGGCTTCCGGAGTGGTTGCCGCCCGGGAGATTCTCAGGAGAATCTAA